One Cryobacterium psychrophilum DNA segment encodes these proteins:
- a CDS encoding regulatory protein RecX, translated as MVHFEPADEATTPSNDAVAPVTYLPGAGPGMKRRSPLESRDPSAAPRKKTGFEKAPPPPVAIGRALDETTEPDETTEPDELVAEPDAAELRERAESVLLQRLRARSLSLVEAYAVLTDLDLDGGEAHDLVERLVELGYLDDVKLADQIIHTHHERKGLGRAGVETEMRRRKLDAGIMLDKLEELPDDEQERANEEAIKRIQQLSRFDDQTIDRRLNAFLMRKGYNFAVVREAVKAALASRGGSSSGVRFR; from the coding sequence ATGGTTCACTTCGAACCCGCCGATGAGGCAACGACACCGAGCAACGATGCGGTGGCGCCCGTGACCTATCTGCCGGGGGCCGGGCCCGGAATGAAACGCCGTTCACCCCTGGAATCCCGCGACCCGAGCGCTGCGCCGCGTAAGAAAACCGGGTTCGAGAAGGCGCCGCCACCGCCCGTGGCTATCGGGCGCGCACTCGACGAAACGACCGAGCCGGACGAAACGACCGAGCCGGACGAGCTCGTCGCGGAACCAGACGCTGCCGAGCTGCGGGAGCGAGCGGAGTCCGTGCTCCTGCAGCGCCTCCGGGCACGTTCCCTGTCGCTCGTGGAGGCCTACGCCGTGCTCACCGACCTTGATCTCGATGGTGGTGAGGCGCACGACCTGGTCGAGCGGTTGGTCGAATTGGGGTACCTCGACGACGTGAAACTCGCCGATCAGATCATCCACACCCACCACGAGCGCAAGGGACTCGGGCGCGCCGGTGTCGAGACCGAAATGCGTCGCCGCAAACTTGACGCCGGCATCATGCTCGACAAGCTCGAAGAGCTGCCGGACGACGAGCAGGAGCGCGCGAACGAGGAAGCCATCAAGCGCATTCAGCAGCTCAGCCGCTTCGACGACCAGACAATTGACCGTCGGCTCAATGCCTTCCTCATGCGAAAAGGCTACAACTTTGCCGTGGTGCGGGAGGCCGTGAAGGCAGCGCTAGCCTCGCGGGGTGGCAGCTCCTCCGGTGTGCGATTCCGCTGA
- the recA gene encoding recombinase RecA, with protein sequence MASAADREKSLETALAQIDRQFGKGSVMRLGSDERAPVETISTGSIALDVALGVGGLPRGRIVEIYGPESSGKTTLTLHAIANAQKNGGIAAFIDAEHALDPEYAKKLGVDIDALLVSQPDTGEQALEIADMLVRSGSIDLIVVDSVAALVPRAEIEGEMGDSHVGLQARLMSQALRKLTGGLSQTNTTMIFINQLREKIGVFFGSPETTSGGKALKFYASVRLDIRRIETLKDGTDAIGNRTRVKVVKNKMAPPFKQAEFDIMYGIGISREGSLIDFGVDQGIVKKSGAWYTYDGDQLGQGKENSRNFLLRNPDMANEIERKILNKLGVGAEGIAFKAAEKVALEAAEAIEKAKAAEAGIVAPPVAVKAGGRKSA encoded by the coding sequence ATGGCATCAGCAGCAGATCGCGAAAAGTCGCTCGAGACTGCCCTCGCCCAAATCGACCGCCAGTTCGGCAAGGGTTCCGTTATGCGTTTGGGCAGCGACGAACGCGCGCCCGTCGAGACCATCTCCACCGGTTCGATTGCGCTTGATGTCGCCCTCGGCGTTGGCGGGCTGCCGCGCGGCCGCATCGTCGAGATCTATGGGCCGGAGTCCTCCGGTAAAACCACCCTCACGCTGCACGCCATCGCGAACGCACAGAAGAATGGTGGCATCGCCGCCTTCATCGACGCTGAGCACGCCCTCGACCCGGAATACGCGAAGAAGCTCGGCGTCGATATCGACGCACTTCTGGTATCCCAGCCGGACACCGGCGAGCAGGCCCTCGAGATCGCCGACATGCTCGTGCGAAGCGGGTCCATCGATCTCATCGTCGTCGACTCCGTGGCCGCGCTCGTTCCCCGGGCCGAGATCGAGGGAGAAATGGGTGACTCCCACGTGGGCCTGCAAGCTCGCCTCATGTCCCAGGCCCTCCGAAAGCTCACGGGTGGACTCAGCCAGACAAACACGACCATGATCTTCATCAACCAGCTGCGCGAGAAGATCGGGGTGTTCTTCGGCAGCCCCGAAACCACCTCCGGTGGAAAGGCACTCAAGTTCTACGCCTCCGTTCGCCTCGACATTCGCCGCATTGAGACTCTCAAGGACGGAACCGACGCCATCGGTAACCGCACCAGGGTCAAGGTCGTGAAGAACAAGATGGCGCCGCCCTTCAAGCAGGCCGAGTTCGACATCATGTACGGCATCGGCATCTCCCGCGAAGGAAGCCTCATCGACTTCGGTGTCGACCAGGGCATCGTCAAGAAGTCCGGCGCGTGGTACACCTACGACGGCGATCAGCTCGGCCAGGGAAAAGAGAATTCACGCAACTTCCTGCTGCGCAATCCCGATATGGCCAACGAGATCGAGCGCAAGATTCTCAACAAGCTCGGAGTCGGCGCAGAGGGCATCGCCTTCAAGGCGGCCGAGAAGGTCGCCCTCGAAGCAGCGGAGGCCATTGAAAAGGCCAAGGCGGCTGAGGCCGGAATCGTGGCCCCGCCCGTGGCGGTCAAGGCCGGCGGACGCAAGTCCGCGTAG
- a CDS encoding DUF3046 domain-containing protein — MRLSEFRRAVADEFGQAYGNVLTRDLVLGPLSGRTADAALEAGVPARDVWLALCAETDVPAGRRHGAGLPAARH; from the coding sequence GTGCGATTGAGTGAATTTCGCCGCGCCGTCGCCGACGAATTCGGCCAGGCCTACGGAAATGTCCTCACCCGCGACCTGGTTCTCGGGCCGCTGAGCGGGAGAACAGCGGATGCCGCCCTCGAGGCGGGTGTACCCGCTCGCGACGTGTGGCTCGCGTTGTGCGCCGAAACAGACGTTCCTGCGGGCCGCCGACATGGTGCCGGCCTTCCCGCCGCCCGCCACTGA
- a CDS encoding helix-turn-helix domain-containing protein: protein MILVRQEIGDVLRDFRLQKGRTLRQVASKASVALGYLSEVERGQKEASSEILASVADALDTPISVIMREVGDRLAVIEGIEAFPDTVPDDFGAAYDPGLLVR, encoded by the coding sequence ATGATTCTTGTACGTCAGGAAATCGGCGATGTGCTCAGGGACTTCCGCCTGCAAAAAGGTAGAACTCTGCGGCAGGTCGCGAGTAAAGCAAGTGTCGCCCTCGGTTACCTCAGTGAGGTAGAGCGCGGGCAGAAAGAGGCATCTTCTGAGATCCTCGCGTCCGTCGCGGACGCACTCGACACACCCATCTCGGTCATCATGCGTGAGGTCGGCGATCGTCTGGCCGTCATCGAAGGGATCGAAGCGTTCCCCGACACCGTTCCCGACGACTTCGGGGCCGCCTACGACCCCGGGCTCCTGGTGCGGTAA
- a CDS encoding CinA family protein — protein MPERVDATADLIAELTAAHLSIAVAESLTGGLLVAELVRVPGASVVVNGGIVAYNTELKRTLLGVDSSVLNVHGPVHADVAKLMAIGARTALAVNGDRASIGVSTTGVAGPGPQGGHEAGTVFIGLCKGTGSWAVPLQLTGTRDEIRAETVTRAIEAVRDLLARDTVE, from the coding sequence GTGCCTGAGCGCGTGGATGCGACCGCCGATCTGATCGCAGAGCTCACCGCCGCGCACCTCAGTATCGCCGTCGCCGAGTCGCTGACCGGGGGACTGCTCGTGGCCGAACTCGTGCGCGTTCCCGGGGCATCCGTTGTCGTTAACGGGGGAATCGTGGCGTACAACACCGAACTCAAACGCACTCTGCTCGGCGTGGATTCGAGTGTGCTCAACGTGCACGGACCGGTGCACGCCGACGTGGCGAAGCTCATGGCTATTGGGGCGCGCACGGCCCTCGCGGTGAATGGTGATCGAGCGTCGATTGGCGTCTCGACCACAGGCGTCGCCGGACCGGGACCCCAGGGCGGCCACGAGGCGGGAACGGTTTTCATCGGACTCTGCAAGGGAACCGGGTCGTGGGCTGTACCACTGCAGCTGACCGGGACCCGCGACGAGATTCGAGCCGAGACGGTGACTCGTGCGATCGAGGCTGTGCGTGACCTGTTAGCCCGGGATACTGTGGAATAG
- the pgsA gene encoding CDP-diacylglycerol--glycerol-3-phosphate 3-phosphatidyltransferase produces the protein MATPHDPLVRPSNWNVPNAITVVRILLAPLFIWMLLADGDADGALRWAAAALFIIAIATDGIDGAIARRHNLVTDLGKLLDPIADKILTGGAFVCLSIIGELPWWVTIVILVREIGITVFRFVMLRDRVIPASRGGKLKTIAQSVALSLALLPLWLLFGDEVMHWVNTVAMSIALVLTVYSGVDYLLAARRRDSTKPASA, from the coding sequence ATGGCGACACCGCACGATCCGCTCGTACGGCCCAGCAATTGGAACGTACCGAACGCCATTACCGTCGTGCGCATTCTGCTGGCACCCCTGTTCATCTGGATGCTGCTGGCGGACGGTGACGCGGACGGCGCACTGCGCTGGGCGGCCGCCGCGCTGTTCATCATCGCGATAGCAACCGACGGCATCGACGGGGCGATTGCGCGCAGGCACAACCTCGTGACCGACCTCGGAAAGCTTCTCGACCCGATCGCCGACAAGATCCTCACCGGCGGTGCCTTCGTCTGCCTGTCGATCATCGGCGAGTTGCCATGGTGGGTCACCATCGTCATCCTGGTGCGTGAGATCGGGATCACGGTCTTCCGCTTTGTCATGCTGCGCGATCGGGTGATCCCCGCTTCCCGTGGGGGCAAGCTCAAGACCATCGCACAATCCGTGGCTCTCTCTCTCGCCCTGCTCCCGCTCTGGCTGCTGTTCGGCGACGAGGTCATGCACTGGGTCAATACGGTGGCCATGTCGATCGCTCTCGTGCTCACCGTGTACTCGGGAGTCGACTACCTCCTCGCCGCGCGACGCCGGGACTCAACGAAGCCCGCGAGTGCCTGA
- a CDS encoding FtsK/SpoIIIE family DNA translocase, translating into MATSTKSTGRTRSAPARGAPARSPAKKATTAKTVKFTETEVKPSAGARLWMGLAHITGGAARALGPEQLSKEERRDGLPFFLVLLAIAGAVVEWFLINNTVAQNLDAWTFGGIFGRVAFALPVIMLIFAVWLFRKPSSVHDNGRIGIGLTLLLVAVSGICHIFGGQPQPSEGMNVLALSGGVIGWMIAAPLILLTTSVGASIVVILLLILSLFIITKTPPNRIPARSRELYAWLFGAPLPDEVERAASKSTRTDKSDKSDKSDKSDKSDKSDKTSKVDKTEQVELEGVDGATAALPWWRRNTSQREEDPDFNGGLSAEKAPADDGGHAADPLGVLLGGDASRGGFDTPLEGSTDAAAPGDHYGTEVLEDLRRAELAVKRLTGEVDLSPSGSTGLQSDDPTGLTEVIPAFNAARPTEGESGQSDESSESLRPSEPESDLPYVVPAASTLTAGPPAKARSAANDVIVKSITEVLRQFGVDAKVTGFSRGPTVTQYEIELGPGVKVERVTALSKNLSYAVASNEVRILSPIPGKSAIGIEIPNTDREIVTLGDVLRSSVATSSTHPMTIGVGKDVGGGFVLANLAKMPHLLVAGSTGSGKSSFVNSMITSLLMRSKPSDVRMVLIDPKRVELAAYAGVPHLITPIITSPKKAAEALQWVVKEMDMRYDDLASFGFRHIDDFNKAVIGGEIVLPVGSERKLKAYPYLLVVVDELADLMMVAPRDVEDSIVRITQLARASGIHLVLATQRPSVDVVTGLIKANVPSRLAFAVTSVTDSRVILDQPGADKLIGQGDALFLPMGASKAIRVQGAWVTEDEIEKVVKHVTNQARPDYRPDVAMVQPRKEIDSDIGDDLEVLLAAAELVVSTQFGSTSMLQRKLRVGFAKAGRLMDLLESRDIVGPSEGSKARDVLVSAEQIPSVLARLRGSDAEHHAAQAAQAAKPNNELPDSRYSDDPVQKMSQGYPEVEVSSENEDAWNLTDRD; encoded by the coding sequence ATGGCAACGAGCACGAAGTCGACCGGTCGAACCCGTAGCGCCCCTGCGCGGGGTGCTCCGGCGCGGAGCCCTGCCAAAAAGGCGACCACGGCCAAGACCGTGAAATTCACCGAAACCGAGGTTAAGCCGAGCGCCGGCGCCCGACTGTGGATGGGCCTGGCGCACATCACCGGCGGTGCCGCGCGCGCTCTCGGCCCCGAGCAGCTCTCGAAGGAGGAGCGCCGCGACGGCCTGCCCTTCTTCCTCGTGCTCCTGGCGATTGCCGGTGCCGTGGTGGAGTGGTTCCTGATCAACAACACCGTGGCGCAGAACCTCGACGCGTGGACCTTCGGTGGCATCTTCGGCAGGGTTGCCTTCGCGCTGCCCGTCATCATGCTCATCTTCGCTGTGTGGCTCTTCCGCAAGCCGAGCTCGGTGCATGACAACGGCCGCATCGGCATTGGCCTCACCCTGCTTCTCGTCGCGGTCTCCGGTATCTGCCATATCTTCGGCGGCCAGCCGCAACCCAGCGAGGGCATGAACGTTCTCGCCCTGTCCGGCGGCGTAATCGGCTGGATGATTGCGGCCCCGCTCATCCTGCTCACCACGTCGGTCGGCGCGTCAATCGTAGTGATCCTGCTGCTCATCCTGAGCCTGTTCATCATCACCAAGACCCCGCCGAACCGCATCCCCGCCCGCTCCCGTGAGCTCTACGCCTGGCTCTTTGGCGCCCCCCTGCCCGACGAAGTCGAGCGCGCGGCGAGCAAGAGCACCCGCACCGACAAGTCAGACAAGTCAGACAAGTCAGACAAGTCAGACAAGTCAGACAAGTCAGACAAGACCAGCAAGGTCGACAAGACCGAGCAGGTCGAACTTGAAGGCGTCGACGGCGCCACCGCAGCCCTGCCGTGGTGGCGACGCAACACCAGCCAACGCGAAGAAGACCCCGACTTCAACGGCGGGCTGAGTGCGGAGAAGGCTCCGGCCGACGACGGCGGTCACGCCGCCGACCCGCTCGGCGTCCTACTCGGAGGCGACGCTTCACGGGGCGGCTTCGACACCCCCCTTGAAGGCTCCACGGATGCCGCGGCACCGGGCGATCACTATGGCACGGAGGTGCTCGAAGACCTGCGTCGTGCCGAGCTGGCCGTCAAACGGCTCACGGGTGAGGTCGACCTGTCCCCTTCTGGATCCACCGGCTTGCAGTCTGACGACCCGACCGGCCTCACCGAGGTGATTCCCGCGTTCAATGCCGCGCGGCCCACGGAGGGTGAGTCGGGCCAGTCCGATGAATCGTCAGAGTCGCTGCGACCGAGCGAGCCGGAGTCTGACCTGCCCTACGTCGTGCCGGCGGCATCCACCCTCACCGCCGGCCCGCCGGCCAAGGCACGGTCCGCCGCCAACGATGTGATCGTCAAGTCGATCACCGAGGTTCTACGCCAGTTCGGCGTCGATGCCAAGGTGACCGGATTCTCCCGCGGCCCTACCGTGACCCAGTACGAGATCGAGCTCGGCCCCGGCGTGAAGGTGGAGCGGGTGACAGCGCTCAGCAAGAACCTCTCCTACGCGGTCGCATCGAACGAAGTGCGCATTCTGTCGCCGATTCCCGGCAAGAGCGCCATTGGCATTGAAATTCCCAACACCGACCGCGAGATCGTGACGCTCGGCGATGTGCTGCGCTCCTCCGTGGCCACCAGTAGCACCCACCCCATGACGATCGGCGTCGGCAAAGACGTGGGTGGCGGCTTCGTGCTCGCCAACCTCGCCAAGATGCCCCACCTTCTCGTGGCCGGTTCGACCGGATCCGGTAAGTCAAGCTTCGTCAACTCCATGATCACGAGCCTGCTCATGCGCTCCAAGCCGAGCGACGTGCGCATGGTGCTCATCGACCCCAAGCGCGTGGAACTCGCCGCGTACGCCGGCGTGCCGCACCTCATCACACCCATCATCACGAGCCCCAAGAAGGCGGCCGAAGCGCTGCAATGGGTCGTGAAAGAGATGGATATGCGCTACGACGACCTCGCGAGCTTCGGCTTTCGGCACATCGACGACTTCAACAAGGCCGTCATCGGCGGGGAGATCGTGCTGCCCGTCGGGAGCGAGCGCAAGCTCAAGGCCTACCCGTACCTGCTCGTGGTCGTCGACGAGCTCGCCGACCTCATGATGGTCGCGCCGCGAGACGTCGAAGACTCGATCGTGCGCATCACCCAGCTCGCCCGCGCATCCGGAATTCACCTCGTGCTGGCCACCCAGCGTCCGAGCGTCGACGTGGTCACCGGACTGATCAAGGCGAACGTGCCCTCGCGCCTCGCCTTCGCCGTGACGAGCGTCACGGACTCACGGGTCATTCTCGACCAGCCGGGTGCCGACAAGCTCATCGGCCAGGGTGACGCGCTCTTCCTGCCGATGGGAGCGTCGAAGGCGATCCGCGTTCAGGGCGCGTGGGTCACCGAGGATGAGATCGAGAAGGTGGTCAAGCACGTCACCAATCAGGCACGACCCGACTACCGGCCCGACGTGGCGATGGTGCAGCCGCGCAAGGAGATCGACTCAGACATCGGCGACGACCTCGAGGTGTTGTTGGCCGCGGCCGAGCTCGTGGTCTCGACCCAGTTCGGTTCTACGTCGATGTTGCAGCGTAAGCTCCGGGTCGGGTTTGCCAAGGCCGGCCGGCTCATGGACCTGCTCGAATCCCGTGATATTGTCGGCCCCTCCGAGGGCTCGAAGGCCCGTGACGTGCTCGTCTCGGCCGAGCAGATCCCCAGCGTTCTGGCCAGGCTCCGTGGTTCGGATGCCGAACATCACGCGGCGCAGGCGGCGCAGGCTGCGAAGCCGAACAACGAGCTTCCCGACTCGCGGTATTCCGACGACCCGGTGCAGAAAATGTCGCAGGGGTATCCTGAGGTTGAGGTCAGCTCTGAAAACGAGGATGCCTGGAACCTTACGGACAGGGACTGA